The segment ACTGTTGTCTCCCCTCTCATCCTTCACCTCCGACAGGCTGCTCTCGTCAATGTTCTCCAGAGAGGCAGCATGCTGGAGTGCCAGGTCTGACAGCATCATGGTGGGGAGCTTGTTCTGCTCAGGGTACAGCCAGGGCTTCACACTGACATTGTGCTGCTGTTTCCAGGAGGGGTATTTCAAGCAGGCCTTATGCATCTTCTTCAGCATCTGACAAAAGCAGAAAAGGGGACAAAGAAAATGGAAGCAGCCTAGAATCTGACCACTACCAGACCCCCCGCATTTTCTTATGTACTTAATGCTTGGGAAAGGGTGGGTGCTATGCAGTTAGCAGAGacaggtggggtgagggggggagacCTGAGCGCATGGATGGACAGACTAATACTGTAAAGTTCCATACAGGAGCATTTTCCATTCATTTGGATAAGCAATCAGCATCTTCAATAGATCTAAAGATCTCATTGTGCTTCAGCTGCTTCTCCTCTAGAAGGCAGagaactattatccccattttacagatggagaaatggaggcTGAGCCAAAAAGTCACTGTGACACCTTGGTCAAgtccagtgacagagctggggacagaacccaggatgcTGACCCATGCTGCAATTTCATGTCTCAACTACACCTCATGCCAAATAGGTTCCCCCACAGTTATGCCCTGCAATCCTGACCTGTGCCTTCCCCACTACTCCAAAAGCTCAGAGGATGCCAAACCTCAGAATGCAGAGTTCGCTGGTCAGAAGCTGGGGACCCCAAGACAAAGCATTGTGCACAGGTTTTCACCTCTCTGATGTATCAGAGGTCAGTCATTGTCAGATGTTGGACTAACCAGGCCAGCACATTCTAGTATCAAATCCAAGGATAGCTAGTATGCCCCATTCTTTCTACTGCTCAGGCCCATACTAGGAAGTTAGAGGGGCTAGAAAGTCTAAGGACAAGTTAGTAGATCTCCACTAACTGCCAGCCCTTTCCTATAACCATGAACGATGTTTGATCCTTATTACCCACTACACAGGAGTGCCTTCACTCACCCTTGGTGCCAGGTACTGGGAAGCTTTATTCACAACCCACTTTGGCAGTTTCCCTAATGCATAAGAAAGAAAGGTGGAGAAACAGAATTATTAGTGAGCCATGGCAGAAAAATGCTGCATTTGTGCCAGGATGCAACCGCACGCAATGCTCCAGCCCCTCACCAGGGTACAATTGCCAAGCTGCAAGATCATCTCCATGGCAAGTTGCAAAGTGATCCTAGATGGATACCTAGGAGGGAAGTGTGTGGAAAGAAAGCAATGCAATTTATGTCCTATATAAGGGAGTAGAATTTCTGTTCACCTAGACCTGAAGTTGCCTCATCCCCTTGCACACCCACAAGGGATACAGACCCAGACTTACCTTTGGGGTCCACCTGAGCCAGGTAAGTCAAGGTGCAGCTGTTTGGTCCAGTCGACTGCACCAAGTATCCCGCCAAGATAGAAACAGTCCTTACCAGGTCCTTTCGGGGAGGATATTGCTGTATGGTGAAATCAGATACTCAGACCCTGTCACCTTCCCTGAACTCTTTCTAAGATCTGGTGCTATACACACAGGGCAATGGGACTAATCTAGAGGCTCAGACACGGTGCCTGGTCTGTAAAGAGTTAGCTGTGAATTCATATCCCACAATAATAAAAGGTCCCTGCACACCCAAAGGGACACAGGGACTGGCTACATATACTCTAAGGCATCAGTAAGGGGTGGCAGATAAACAAGTGCAGCTCAGGTTAATGAGAGCCAGAGTCACATTCTGCTCAACAGAGCATCCTTAACCCAGACAAACTCTACCCAGCTCATGACTGTAGCTGTGGGGTGGAGTCATTCATCAAGGAGGCATCTAAGCAGGCACTATTGAGATTCCCAGGAGACCATGGGTCCATGTAATTAAACTCTTCCCGCCCCCGACTCACCGCATGTTTGACAGAGAAGTTGATGATCATGTAAGATTTATCCACAACCTGCCAGGATCGCAGTGTCACCACATCTCTGTTCTTTAAGGGCTTTGGACACTTCCCTAGCCAAGAAGGAAGCAAAGTCACTTCAACTCACCCAGTGATAAAAGTTGCAGGAAGTGCAGTCACACTAAGGGGTTTCAACCTTGCCTGCACTTGCCCCTCAGATGAGGTTAGTGATCTCTCTGTATCCTGCCACCAATGCCTCCCCTCTTCTCCTAAGAGACCAGCTGACCCTTCTGTTGGAATCTCTATTGAGGCTGCTAAGGATGAAATGAACCCGGGggactgaactcccctctcctATTAGAAAGTCCAGCTTGGGCTGAGGCATGTTGGTGTGTGGGAAGCTTGCCCTACTGCTGACCAGATGGTATCTATTCGGGGCATACAGAATGGGCTCAGTCTTTGCTCCTTCCTACTCAAGGAAATTGGATGGGCCCTCCACTTGTTTAACTCAGGATTTCAATTCTCTGGGGTTGATCACACCTACTGCCGCactcagccaatcagagcagcCCACAAGCCATCACTCACAGGCGTAGTAGCCCACATCAGCATTGGTGGCAAGACGGGCAATGTCGTGTGTGTCAATGACGTTCATGTCCCACTTCCTGCGATACTCAATGTCATGCAGCACATCATATACCGTCTCCGCTGGCACATCTTGGATGTCAATGCGGCActgcaggcaggagcaggacCACAGTCAGGACACTGGCTGGTTgcacccaccccgcccccacccccgtcctccCAATTGGAGTAGCTGACTTGGTCCATGTGTAGGGAAGAGCTCCTCATCCTCAGCTGGGCTCCCACTTGTGAGGAAGTGTGTCAGCCAGGCAAAAACCACCCCTTTACTAAACACTGAAACCCTCCACTCAAAACACTTGGCAAATATCAACCCACTGTGAGGGTAAATGATGAACAGAGAGGGAAGCAACTCACTTAAGATAAAAAACAGGGATAAGGACAGAGAATCCATTCCAAAGTAACATATTTATTGCCCTTGAGTCATTCAGCAGAAACAGAAATATAAATGGATCACTGTTAAAAGCTTTATCCCATAACTAGACAAACCCCAGTCCACATAGCAACCAGAATCATGAACAAGAAGCAGATGGCACAGGCTTCCATAGGTAAGATACCACCACACTTGTTGGTGTAGAAGAATGGAGAAGGGAAGTATGTGAGCAGAGCAAGTCGGAGCTGGACACTACGTTCCAATCTCCAGATGGAAGCAACCAGGCAGAAAGCGGAGGTGTCCAATCTTACACAGATGATTCCAGCGTGGAGATGCACAGTAGGCCCACTCAGTGGCTTGTGGTTGACCAGAATTCATGGGGGAGATAGCAGGTCTGGGAGATCCCAGAAAGAATGGCTTTCCTGTTACTGGTTCAGAGAAGCTGCACCTCTAGTTCCAATCCCATCACCCTCTACCAAACTTCACCCACTTACAGTGGTGTTTGTCATTATGAGTCAATGATTTACAGAGAAAGCATAACTCAGACTGCACTCTCAAGGCTGGTGCAACTCCACCACCATTCACTATGTAGTTCTATACCACATGGGCGGAGAAGACTCCTGTGGGGAAGGCTATCACCAGGGCAGACTACTGGATATGAAGAATAATTAATCCAGCTCACTGATCACTTTCTTGGGAAGTTCACATCAGACTCCTGGCACCCAGACACTGGAGTGACAAGTGCCTCTGGGTCACAGATGTGTCACAAGGCAAAGACAAGGGTCACATGAATTGCATACCAGGAAAAAGGGACAGCAAAGCCTATAAGAGATGGTGACAATTAGCACAAATGGGGCTCCACTACCATATTTTAGAGTTAATCAATTACTCTAGTAACTGGCACAGGCACTGGCAAGCACCTTCCCAAGCAGGAGCCCAGCAATGCCTCTGGTGCCCAGTTTCTGTCTCCACGTGACAAGATCCCTGACGCCCCGCTTTAGGGTCCAGGCCCAGAGTTCAGTGGACCTCAGTTTGCGATAGGGAGTCAGGACTATAAATAGTCAAACTCTCGGTGGGTGGAGCTGCCTGCGGTGCCACATCTGGGCGTGAGGCCAACCAGCAGACCCCACAGCGAGCGCCGCTCCCAGGGGAGCTCCAGGAGCGCAAGGCGGCCGCcaggctcctgccccctcccagccccccacaccatGCCCTGCCCCGCGTCCCCTGCCCTGGCCTCCTGCCTCCCCCGGCTCACCTTGACCGTGTGCACGGCGGGGCCGGCGGGCGGGGGCGGCTGCACCCACACCCCGACGCCCTCCCGGCTGtacctgctctgccagccgcgCTCCGCCTCGCACTGAGCCTGGAAGGCCCGGAAGGCGTCGGCGTCGGGCACCTGCACAGGCTCCATAGGCGCTGGGGAGCCGCCAGCCGAGATCAGCAGCGGAAGGCGCCGGACGGGTGGACACAGGTGCCGGCGAAGGCCCCACCCCCTCGCGGCCCCACACGCAGTTGGCGTAGCAGCTCCCGCCCCCACCAGGTTCGCCCAGCTTGTCCCCGCTCCTCATTGGCTTCGCCTCGTCGAACCAGCCGCCAATCACCGAACGATTCCGGCCAGGTGCGTCCcgcctgccccgccctgcccgctGATTGGCCACGGTGTCCGCTGCTTCTTTTGGACTGCCCCCGCGCGGCACACACCTGCCGCCTCGTGActggtgaaattttaaaaatcaatggcgGGTTCGGAATTAGATACAGCATGAAACAGGCCGCGGGCCACGTGGCCAagagcggcggcggcggggagAGCTCGGGTTGGCTGTTGGGACGGAGTGTCTGGTGGGGATTGGCTCCAGAAGGAACAGCTCGGGAGCTGGGCGGCCCTTACGAGCCCTGTGGCGCCGCGTGGCCTGTCCTTCCGGCCCCATGCCCCGCCCCTTGTCGGAGGCTCTGGCCGCCGCCACTCTTCACCTCACTCACTGGCTCGTTTTTCACCAGGCTGGTGcgggggctctggggcagggccggggctgaggggcttggggtgcaggaggggcctctgggctgcggctgaggggttcagagtgtgggagagggctcggGATGCAGGTTCCAGGCAGCGCTGACCTGAGACGGCTCTGGGGAAGCGGTGATATGGCCGTACGGCTCCTAGGCGAAGGCGCGGCCAGGAGGCTCCCTGTCCTGcacctgcagttcctggccaatgaaaactgcggagccagcacttgggATGGGGGCGGCATGTGGAGCCAGAGGGATGTGTCGCTGCTTCCtgagagctgggcagggagcttgcctgccagcgCTGTTgcactgccaaccagacttttaatgggcTGCTCAGCGtcgctgaccagagctgccagggttccttttcgaccaggtgtttcagttgaaaaccggacacctggcagtCCTAACCAGGACCAGGGCATGGAGCTGGCCCACAAGGCTGCGATCTCTGATGTCCATTAGCTGCAGACACTCTAGTGATGGGGGAGTAGGTGGCCTGATTGGAGCAAGGCAATGAAATagccttagggcatggctacatttgcagatgtagagcgctttgagttaaaccagcatTCGCAGACCGCAGCAGGAAAAGTGCTGCcttgtgttcacactgtcagctgcaagcgcattggggtggccacatttgtggcacttgcagcagcattgggagtggtgcattatgggcaggtATCCCTCAGAACACCTTTTctcattctggtgctgtggcttgtgggacgggggagggatagctcagtggtttgagcattggcctgcttaaacccagggttatgagttcaatccttgagggggccattgagggatctggggcaaaaattggggattggtcctgctttgaacagggagttggactagatgaccccctgaggtcctttccaaccctgatattctatgattctgtgaagggggtgggggaggggagagcattctgggtcctgtcctaATGCATcacttcgcatcccagcaatccctgtgcttccatccatatttggcaccatctttcaacgttttttgtactgagCACTCTGTCTTTCCTTTCGGTCTGTGGGAATAGATCCTGAACttgtgaggaatatgctgatgggtctcaccAGCACATCACGGATTgcagttgagttactccttaagctacaaactgacagtgaggagtctgaCGATGATGTCGACTCATATAACGCAtatgacacaagattgcttgtggcattcatggacatgctcaccacagtggaacgccacgtttgggctcgggaaacaagcactgagtggtgggatcacatcgtcatgcaagtctgggatgacgagcagtggctgcagaacttttggatgaggaaaggcactttcatgggactgtgtgctgagcttgcccccaccctgcggtgcaaggacacaagattgagagctgccctgccggtggagaaacgcatggctattgcaatctggaagctggcaactccagacagctactgatcagtcgctaaccagtttggagtgggaaagtcgaccgttggaatcgtgttgatgcaagtttgcagggccattaatcgcatcctgctcagaagaactgtgactctgggcaacgtgtgtgacgtggctggctttgcacaaatgggtttccctaactgaaGAGGGGTGATagggatgcatattccaattctggcaccagaccacctagcctctgagtacattaatcagaaggagtatttctctatggttctccaggcgcttgtgaatcaccgtgggcatttcatggacattaacgcaggctggtccagaaaggtgcatgacgcatgcatcttttggaacacaggcctgttcaggaagctgcaagccaggactttcttcccagaccagaagattaccgtaggggaagtcgaaatgcccgtTGTGATCCATGGAGATCCCGCTTACCCTTttatgccgtggctcatgaaaccctacacaggaaAACttaacagcagcaaggagcggttcaacaataggctgagtcggtgcagaatgactgttgagtgtgcttttggccatttaaagggacactggcgctgtctgtatgggaagctggaccctggccgatgacaacatccTCATGGTTATAGCTGCATTCTGTACCCTCCacaacatttgtgaagggaagggtgaaagcttcactcaggcatggaccacggaggttcaacacctggaggctgaatttgaacagccagagaccagagctattagaggggcccagtgcggggctgtaaggattagggatgccttgagggagcaattcgATGCTGagagccaccagtaatgtttggtgccctgcacgggtgTGAAGTGCAGTGGCTCCAATGCTAGtaggcatctgtgtttgctacgtatgatgcactgacttgcagtgcctgttgctttcctgggctctggtatcttttacttaatgcaataaagaatgttttcaaagccaaaaaaattcatttcttcaaaaaagaaacacaactgctggggaaactgaaagggcatgacacatctgtgctgtgtgggaggagtgaagggggcggggtggggaacgGGACAATCACAGATTGGTGTATGTCCTGTTATCGtattcagcct is part of the Chelonia mydas isolate rCheMyd1 chromosome 9, rCheMyd1.pri.v2, whole genome shotgun sequence genome and harbors:
- the LOC102932634 gene encoding START domain-containing protein 10 — translated: MEPVQVPDADAFRAFQAQCEAERGWQSRYSREGVGVWVQPPPPAGPAVHTVKCRIDIQDVPAETVYDVLHDIEYRRKWDMNVIDTHDIARLATNADVGYYAWKCPKPLKNRDVVTLRSWQVVDKSYMIINFSVKHAQYPPRKDLVRTVSILAGYLVQSTGPNSCTLTYLAQVDPKGKLPKWVVNKASQYLAPRMLKKMHKACLKYPSWKQQHNVSVKPWLYPEQNKLPTMMLSDLALQHAASLENIDESSLSEVKDERGDNSGSEN